aagattctcaACTTAGTCAGTTGTTGACAACAAGCGCTAACTAAAGGATTTCTTTCTGTGCACCTTGGATTGCTGGTTGGAAAAGGGGCTCAACATTTAAGGACGACCCTGATCTTTTGGCGTCTGACGAAATGTTATCCCACCACAGGCTGGGACCAGTTGAAGTATGTATATTGCCATATAACTCGACCAATAACTGACTATATGTAGCCTAGATGGCAAACAGGCTGTCTATCACACCTCAGATATAGCAGATTGGTTTCCTCGCCGGCGAGACACTCCAGCCCTGTTGTCCAACCACCCAGTAACATTATTGCTACTTTGACTGTTGATTTTTCGCTTGTTTTCCTGCTCCTTGTGGTGTCTATCTATCGCAACGTCTAACGAGACTCGTTTGTTAGGCTTGTCGGACCCCCAACGGAATGCCACAATGAGAACGACTGAGATTACGGCGGCAGATATCACAACTGAGATTACACTCCATTAGCTTTGAATCACGAGCAAATCTTCGAGGGCAAAAGCAACCAGGCTTACACATATACATAATCTGTTCCCTCATACTCATCCACTCATCACCAGTCGAATTTCTGTTATTCATTCCAAAGAAACCAGTGAAAAACCCAAGCGGTAGCTGGATTATGCAATGGACGTTAGAGATCGTTATTCCATGAAAAAAAGGTAGCGCTACTTACGAAAAAGATCGTGATGATTGTGAATGCCATGATGGCGCGGCCTTGCTGAACGCTTTCGTCTGCTCGTTCTAGCGCAATCCGGGCTTCAACAATGCTAGCTTCTTGCTGCTTAAGCGATAGCAGTGCTTGGAGCTGGAAGTACCATGAGCATAAAGAATTTTTAGACGGTTgaaggatgatgattgtGTATACCTGCTCGGTCGTGCGGGTTACAGCTTTTTGGAAATCGGCTATTTCGTCAATGCGATTCTGTACCTTCTCCGCCAAATTGGATGTCTCTTCCAGGTCCTCTAAAGTGCAGGATGACCAGTTATTGGCACTTTGAACACTCTGACCCTTGTCGTGTCTGCTCTTGATGTGCTTTTGCAGCTCATTCACAACAGTTAATTGCTGCTTATAGATACGCTCCACTTTGGCATGGGCGATTAGTTGAGACAATCTGGCTCGAAGAAACTATCAGCTCAAAGGTAAACTTACTCATATTTAGCTCATCAGTAATATCCTGCGATTCTTTCAGCAAGACGCCCTCTGGATTAATGTTCAGGTATCTGAACGAATCTCTGTTACGGCCCTTGGACCGCTCCGGGTTAATTCCCAAGTGGCGTTTTAACCATTCTTTAAAACCGTCTGCAGTCTTgtgctttttctccttttccatgTTCGACGACTGAAGACTGATGTTGGCCCAGAAAAGACTGTAGGCTGATGTGGTGTTGTAAGCCTATTTTGATTGGCTTCAATGAACTTTGACCATTTCGTTCTCTTcggggaggagagagaaatcCATAACACATACCACAGTCCCAATGGCTTGAGCAAACAGATCCATCACCTCTGGGCGGTCATCCGTAGGCTGTGTCCTGTCAAAGAATACCTTTGAACATTGGTCAATGATGAGAGTGGCTGCGAATCCATTAGTGAATAGAATTTTTCACCGCAGAATGTTACTTGCCAAGATGGTAGATGGATCGAATgcgcttcctcttcccaagAATCTGCCGGAGACTCTTATGAACACCGGAGGAATCAGGCTTGTTTCTCCCCCAACGGCGTGGAAAAGATGTGACGATTGTATCTACTATCTTGTTAGACTGTCGAAAGCTTCCAAGTCATCATGCATTTGGTATAGTCTCACCCTCTCCAAGGATCCACATCCACAATTGGTCAACCATGACGACTCGAGTCACTCCGACTAACTTtgtcatctccttcttcttttgagcAGCTGTGCCTGAGCTAGTAGTGCTCCCAGATCTAGTGCCAAGTGTACGTGAAACGGCGGTAGACTCGACGTGCTGAGTGTGCGGAGACGTCGTGTTAAGGCTAGTGGAACTCGTTGCTgccttttcattttcttgttgtttttcATGCCTTTCTTTCCTGGCTCTTGTTTGTCGATAGACTACTTGGTCTGTATCTCTATCTACTGTATCTTCAACGACAGAGAAATATGACTGGTCCAGCGTTCGACGAATGTGCAGAGGAGGCCCCAATTTCGCGCCTCGTGGTCCGGCCGTGACGACACCCTGCTTCGTTTCAGAAAAGCCTTGCCGAAGTAGCCGCTCATCTGCGTCATAGTCCATGGCATCCCAGACCTGAGCTATATCATAGAGATACCTTCCAACTTTGGTTGGAATATTCTCACGATCAAACTTTTGAGGGAGACAGTGAGCCTCCCTCGCAGCCTCGAGAAGATAGGAGTTCAGAGGAACCTTATTATCTTCGACAAGCTCCTGAACTATTTGCACCATCTTTGCCCGCCTTCGATTAGTTTCCCAGTGCAGATATGGGAGCTAAGGGAGAAAGATAACGTCAATGTCTGTTCTTGACCGTCATAACAGGGAACAACTtacaaagagagagatatgAGATGGAACATTGTGATCCGTGTGGTCTTTCATGTTGGATTGATTAGATATTTGCATCTTACGGCACTCGATGAAGCAACTTACCTGAAACATGGGCACATCGAGGTCTCATATGCCGCAGGTGGAACAAATCCTTTCCTATCCCAGAACCATGTAGCTGCCCTCGCCAGTGCTCAAAAGATAGCAACTGGTTCTCATTCTCTTCGGGGTCTTCTTCTGTGGGGGTTCTGTTCACTTCATAGTATCTTGTTATCGCCGTCTATGGGATATGTTAGCTAACCAATCTTGATCTGAAATAGTATGACACTCACCTCGATCCATCCCATGTGATTGGCCGGAAAGTGGAAATATTTGATGCTTTCTTCGTCGCGTTCAAAGAGTTTGCGATTCTCGATCGTGTTGGACAGTATGGTGTCCATTTTGACCTTTTGGTTAGGAAATTCCCCCGAGGATGAGTCGATATCCTCGTA
This genomic stretch from Trichoderma breve strain T069 chromosome 1, whole genome shotgun sequence harbors:
- a CDS encoding corA-like mg2+ transporter protein domain-containing protein, which encodes MVKELGDKVKEPLDEFKVGVMYFKKEDDRQWRGEQYEDIDSSSGEFPNQKVKMDTILSNTIENRKLFERDEESIKYFHFPANHMGWIETAITRYYEVNRTPTEEDPEENENQLLSFEHWRGQLHGSGIGKDLFHLRHMRPRCAHVSDHTDHNVPSHISLFLPYLHWETNRRRAKMVQIVQELVEDNKVPLNSYLLEAAREAHCLPQKFDPQVWDAMDYDADERLLRQGFSETKQGVVTAGPRGAKLGPPLHIRRTLDQSYFSVVEDTVDRDTDQVVYRQTRARKERHEKQQENEKAATSSTSLNTTSPHTQHVESTAVSRTLGTRSGSTTSSGTAAQKKKEMTKLVGVTRVVMVDQLWMWILGEDTIVTSFPRRWGRNKPDSSGVHKSLRQILGKRKRIRSIYHLATLIIDQCSKVFFDRTQPTDDRPEVMDLFAQAIGTVAYNTTSAYSLFWANISLQSSNMEKEKKHKTADGFKEWLKRHLGINPERSKGRNRDSFRYLNINPEGVLLKESQDITDELNMMERIYKQQLTVVNELQKHIKSRHDKGQSVQSANNWSSCTLEDLEETSNLAEKVQNRIDEIADFQKAVTRTTEQLQALLSLKQQEASIVEARIALERADESVQQGRAIMAFTIITIFFLPLGFFTGFFGMNNRNSTGDEWMSMREQIMYMFVISAAVISVVLIVAFRWGSDKPNKRVSLDVAIDRHHKEQENKRKINSQSSNNVTGWLDNRAGVSRRRGNQSAISEV